Within the Taeniopygia guttata chromosome 1, bTaeGut7.mat, whole genome shotgun sequence genome, the region CATGAAGATATGGATCCTGCAGTAAATGGAGAAGTGATGATTGACACATGAGAACCACATCGAACTTACcacaagattattttttcattgatGTCTTTCCTGTATGGAAAAGGTGATCTAACATGAACTTGAGCTTTTTCAACAGGACTTTGGTGACAATCCAGCTGCTTGGCCTCATAGGCATCACTCCAGCCTGGCAGACTATCAACATCCACAAACTGGGAAGGAGCACCCAAGGGATCCATGGAATGGAAACAGCAACTCCCTTCCTCTGCTAACTTGTCACACTCCAATTTTCAGGAGTGGAGTCTTCCAGgtgctttaaagaaaaaaaaaaaaaaatcaaaccaggtCACCAGCTGTTTACTAATAGTAATTGTCCCATAGAGACCTTTCACAAGACTGCAATGCAATAACAGCTAGCAGACAACAGGAAAACAGATTTCTTACTCAAACACTCCCTCTCTTGTTACCTGTATGCAATAAGGCCATGCAGATACTCTCAGTGAGACAAACCTCTTCCAACAATTCAAGGTGGAAACACCTTTTCTACTAAGTTGATCCAACTGACTTGTGATCTTGCATTTTGGAAAAAGCAAGAACAAATTTCCAAGTGCAGAGAGGAATTCAGTCTTTCTGAGTGTTACTTCTTTATCTAGACAAAAGCAAATTTGTAGCAGGGAATGTATGATCTGTTCTTTCAAAGATACTGGTAAATACttatataaaatagaaaaaatatagaGCTTCCCAAACCACAATGCCTCtaactccccaaaaccccaaaccttacaaagaaaccaacaaaattcctccctctccctgaaTAATTCAGCCCTTGCAGTTCAGTGAATTCTGAACTACTGCACACAAGACTTAGTGTCACATAGCTCTTACAGCCATACACTCAGGCACAAAACCCCTTCGCCCAAATCAGTTTCGCAAGAAAGAATAAAGCTGTAAATTTGAACGCTGGCCCAGACTGAACTCTGCCACATGACTGATTTTTGAGATGACACTGGTGGCCAGATGAAGGCTCAAACATGCCAATACTCACTTTTCAGCTGCCAGCAGGTAACGCTTTGGCTCCTACATTCCCATAGTGACTACCGAACTGAACTAGTGAATCAAACTAGCGCAAACATTCCCACGTAAGTAATTTTAGTTTGCCACATACACACCCACTACTTAACTCCTTTTACAGGTTCATAATtgataataatttaaaaacgATCGCGCCCACAAGGAGCAATTGTGAAACGCGACTTACTAAGTACACTCACTAGCCCGCGGAAAACagcacaacaaaacaaaacaaccaagcTCACACTGAGGGCTAATAAAGGTTGACACTAGGACAAAGATAGCTGTAAGAGCATCTAAGTAAGATTTTCGCTGGGAGAAAAGGCAatgagagagaaagggaaggtAAGCGCAGCCAGGAGCATCTACAACAGCACCTTCCTCCTGCTGAGCAGCCAAACCCCGGGCTCTGGCCGCGGCAGCAAGGGGCAGGCGAGGCGGGGCGCGCAGTCCCCGGGCTCTCCCCGGGATCGCTGCCGGGCCCTCccgcggcggaggcggcccGAGGGGCTGCCAGGCTCGGAACGGGCCACAGAGCGCTGCGAGCGGGGGCCGAGGCCCCAGTACCGTGCCCGTGCCCGTACCCGTGCCGGGAGGAGAACCCGCCTCTCCCGCCTCCCGCCCCGCGGCTCGCAGCCGGGATTCGGGCACCGCGCTCCGCCCGGCATCCAGCGGCCCCGCCCGGCTCCAgccgcgcccgcccggcgcaggccgggctgtgcccccgGCACCGCAGCGCACTCACGGGCACAGCCGCAGAGCCGCCGCCAGCCCCGCCCGGACAGAGGGTCCCGGTGGGCGCCGGTCTGGCGACATCACCCAGGGCAGCTCCGCGTCCACCGCGCTTCCGCTTCCCTTCCCGGGCGGGGCCTCGGGCGGCACTGCGGCCCGGCCCGCTCTGACGCACTTCCAGCGCGGCGGGCCCGAGCGCGGCGCCTGTGCCCATCGCGGGTCCTCCGCTCCATCCTTCTCCTTCGTTCCCGCGCCGCCATGGGCCTGACGCGGCAGTACCTGCGCTACGAGCCCGCCGCGCTCTTCGGGCTGGTGGCTAGCGCCAGGGCCGGCGTGGCCTTCGTGGCGCTGCGCGGCGAGCGGGGCCGCTACGTGGCCGTGCCGGCTTGCGAGCACGTGTTCGTGTGGGAcacaaggaaaggagagaaggtGGGAGCCGGGAtgcggggcagggccggggtgCAGCGTGACGGGCTTTTAGGCCGCCTGAAGCGAAGCGATTCGTGTTAGCGGGTGGAGTGTGGAGGGAAGCGACACGTGCACAGCATCCCCGCCTCTGGGGAAGGGTGAGCGCAGCGTGAGTGAGGTTATGCTCTGAGcgtgcagctctggctgccttcTCGCTCAAAGTGCTGGTGTCTTCCAGTTCTCTGGTCACTGGACTAAAAGGATTCTGCATCGTGTTGCCTTTTGAGTAGTCCAAAGTATACTGCAGTGTTGGATGCTTACAAGAAAGTCTTGCTAGTTTCTAGAAGGTAATTGGTTATTTCTGTTTAAGGGATTTATAATGGTTGCATTTGTTGAGATCCAACAGATATCACCAGCACACACAGAACGGAGGAGGCTGTGGATGATTTGAATGACCTGAAATACAGCAACACTCACCTTTGTTTTTTGGTAGTAACTTGTAGCCATCAATTGTTACAGGGAGTgaagctctgctctgctcttacTGTgagagtaatttattttatctcGACTTGGTCTTAAAATAAATCTCACTGTGGATCCCTTGAGATTTACATCAGGACCTCAGTTGTGGAAGAGTAATTGCTGTCAAAGTAACTGGAAAGCTGCTTCCGGTTTAGCTGGTTGTTTGAATGTTCTTGGACAATTCAGGGATGTCATAGAATTTGTGTTTTGGCTGTGGAACTGGACATTCCTTGTAAAAGTTGTATCCCATGGGGAGGTTGTGAACTGTACCTTTGAGGACTTTGCCACATACTGTCTCCTGTGAGATTCAGAAATCGGTGTAAGTACTACTGTCCACTGCAGACTgaaatctggttttgtttcacAGCCTCTGGAGTGCTGAATGCTGGTATGTTGTTCTGGAGATGTTTTCATCATTCTCAAGTTCTTGTGCAGTCTGTGGAAGAGCTGCTCTGTCCTATACCTGAGAAAGGCCAGGCAAGAGAGGCTGGAGTCAGGAAGAAACTTTCCAGCTTTTACTCTCTTGCTCTTAATATGTGGGGGCAGGTTCTGAGTTCCAGGACTCGCTCTGCACCCAGTTCCTGAGAAACTGCTTCCCTTCTAGCTGCTGTTTGCCTTGGAAAATGGGGTTATTATGATACTGTATTTGGAGGAGGACGTTGAAAAATGAACTTATTAAGTGGCCGAAGTGCTCAGTTGGAAATTCAGGAGAAGAGTAGACTATATTCTCTGCAACTATCTGACTCTGACATGTCATTTATCAACATTATACATGTTTTGTCTCCTAAAAATTGCAGGTTCTTATACTTAAGGGTCTCAAGCAGCAAGTCAGTTGCCTCTGCCCCTCTCCAGATGGGTTGCACCTGGCTGTTGGGTATGAAGATGGAGCAATCCGTGTCTTCAACCTCCTAAGTGGAGAATCAACTATCACTTTCaatgggcacagggctgcagtgacagctctgcagTACGACCACCTGGGTGGCAGGCTGGTGTCTGGCTCAAAGGTGAGGCTTCGACATCTGGAGCATTACCCTTTCACAGAGATGCCCCATGGGGAAGGCTGACCTACACTGAGATGTTCAGTATTTTAAGTATGGCCTCTGCCCATAGCCAGAGGATGGCAGTgagaggagctgggggagcagcaggagctgcaggcaggagtaGGGCACTGGTAGAGCTGTTAAAGTGAAGAATCTTGTCATAGAAAAAATTTCTCAGGCTGGGACAATGGTATATTTATCAGTCTGACTGCACCTCTGGGGAAGCATtgcattaataattttttgATTCAGATTCATTAATAACTTGCGTTAATAATCTTTGTGATTCAGAGTGAGAAAGTGTGCTCTCAGGTAATGTTTTCAGTCTCATGGCAGAAGTTTTGCAGAGAGAAGGGCCAGTGCCATGGAGATGCTCTTTCTGTTCCAGGATACAGAAGTCATTGTGTGGGATGTCATCAATGAGAGTGGCCTGTACCGGCTGCGGGGACACAAGGATGTCATCACTCAAGTCCTTTTCTTGAAGGAGAAAAACTTGTTGATCACTTGGTGAGTTAGACTAAGAGAAATAGTTGATCAGGAAAGCAGGCATGGTTGTACTTGCAATTTAGACGTCCTGTGTACTACAGCcatttgtattttccttcttgTCTTGTGGTATCTCAGACCCACCAGCATCTTTGAATATAATTTTGTCACGTCCATGTATTTAAGTCTGGTAATAGAGCAATACTGAAAAAAAGTTACTGGAAAAGAGTTTGATGTGTTGGTAAATTCATCAACTTGAAATTATTGTAACAAAGAATTGTGATAACATGTTCATTATGTATGTaacagtttttggggtttattttgcttATCTTGAAGAATTAAGCGGACTTACCTTATGTATATACAATTGACACAGCAGTGTGAcagaaaaattgctttcttgTAAGCTGTAACTacacaaattaattaaaagatgATAGGGTGTTTTTCAGCTGATTTTAAGGTATTCAACTAAATGAAATGCAAGTTGTCTGAGTCCCTTTAATAATAAATAGTTAACAAGAGATATTCTTGCTGAAATATCCAtcactaatttttttattttttaacgTGCCATTTACTAGCTAATAGAAAAGTGCATACAGTCAGTTCAGTTTAAAAGTAAAGCAactaattttgcttttttcagatggaaaaagtattatttttttggtttggtagATGATACCCATTTCTTAATgcaatttgaaatatttgcagGTCAGCTTCAGTGACTTGAGAAATATCTTTTTGCAGCATGGCTGTGCCTTTTATGTTTGGCTTGCAAAATTCAATGTttgagcagctgctctgtgataCATTCTGACatgttttagatttttttgtatttctacCACTTAGAAAAATGTTGAGCTCTGGAGTCTTTTCTCATGTCCgagtttttcttctttgttccAGTGCCAAGGACACACTAGTGAAATGGTGGGACCTGGATACCCAGCACTGCTTCAAAACTCTGGTTGGACACCGAGCTGAGGTAAAAAGAGGATGTGTGGCAATGTTGGGCTGGAGGAACTTGGAATGCATTGCCTCACTCTAGGCTTTCCTTGCTTTCAAGAGTTGTAGGCTGCCACCATCGTACATTTTACTTTCATCAGACTTTAGGACTGAGCAAATGAGAAATTTCCAGACATTCCAAGAGCTGTCATCACATGCATTGGGTGACAATACCCATGCACATGTCCTCAGAGGAGGTCCCAGCTGGGTCCATTCTCTATTTGGTTGCTGTTTAAATAGGTCATTTAAAGATGCTGTGCTTTTTTAATGATAGTTAAGGGAGTCAATTCCTCACGTTGTGCCTCTGGACAGGTCTGGGGGATGGCTTTGCTGTCCAAAGAGAAGCGTCTGATCACTGGGAGCGCTGACAGTGAGCTGAGGGTGTGGGATCTCACGTACATCCAGGAGGTAAGGCATTCCCTCTGTAATCCCTCAGCCCCCCTGCCCAGCTACTTGTCTTTGAACTGAGAAGGAACTGGAACATGTTCATATCTGATGGATGTTCTGGGAAACAGTCAAGGCAATGTCTTTGCTATGTGAGGGGTCCACAAGTTGCTCACAGGATGGGCTTTGCTGTTTCCTGTGTTTTGCACTTTCAAGTGAAGCTGTGAGCACTTCCAGAATGAGATTTCCACAGTGTGTCAGATCTTCCTCCCTTCTGACTTATAGCTGAGGAAGACAGCCTTGTGGGTGGATGATAGCCATGGGGGCACATGGAGTGCTTGGTACCTACAGGAATTCTGTAGGACCAGTGTATGCTAATCAGTTGTATCTCCAGGGGAATGAAGTGTGAGCCAGCAACCACAACACTATAGGTCTTGAGGTTTAAGGTactccttttctgtttttgttttttttttttcctttcctgtgagCAGGTAAAAGATCATGATGAACCAGAATCCAAGAAAAGCAAAGGGTCTTCTTCACCtggagcagaagaaaacaatgaAGAAGATGAGACCTTAGAGGTGGATGAGCATCCTGAGGAAGTAAGATCAGTTTTCCATGCTGTCTCCCATTTGCATGGTTTATATCCTTAGTGTCATATTTAGCCTGTTTGGGAAAATGTGATAATTCTTGTCTTGTTCCATAATTACTTCCTCAGCAGCAGTTGCTGCATCATCTACCTGCAAAACATCTGCAGAAGCATGTGTGCCAAAACCCACAGATTATTCTCCACTgacagtttttctttcctttctatTTGAGGACTAGCAAAtgtataaatttaaaaagtgctAATAGAGCTCTTTCATCAAacatcacagaaataaaatagttCCTTCCTGGTTTGCAGCTGCTGAGTTCAGTACTGTTGCTCAGCCTTGGAGAAACTGAGAGGTTAGAGTTGAACTGTAATGAAATATGGTGTGAGATTGGATTGCAGAAAGCCATTCCcacttgtgctgctgctggagacttTACTGAATCTGTCTTTCTGGTAGAACTTTCTGGGGTACTGCTCAGATCTCAGGCTGCTTGTAGTTGTGGTAGATACCTGACTTTGTTAATTAATTTTCCAGCTTACTCTCCAGAGGATTTCTCTCCCTTCAATGCCCTGTTGAAGAGTCTCTGttctctgcttctctgcctCTTTTGactgagctctgctgcctctgtaGCATAAAAAATCAGATCTGTCTCTTAAATGGCTAGggtttgcaaataaaattaacttATTCTTCCACTTAGACTGCCAATGattattttcagctgaaatgCAACTAAACACTAGGAGATAAGCTTGTAGCTCATACAGCTTGTTTTGTCTCTTTCTTATCTTTACTAGCTGTTCTGCCAGGACCCTTTAGGTTCATTTCCCACTCTCCTTGACTTTTCTCGTCAGCAGGTTTCTTGAGTTTGCTTGAAAAGATCATTCGACCTCTCAGACCCAAGTTTGTTCCTCTTTCCCTGTAGCGCATTGTTAAGTGCAGCAAAGTTGGATCCATCATGCGGGAAGGGAGAGACCGAGTGGTGACTCTTGGCACAGACAGGATGGGCAAGTTTTTGGCCGTCCACGTGAGTAATGGGGGCCTCTGCtactgcagagctgcagaggaggcTGGTAAAGACCTTGGATACTTCCTGTAAGGGCCAACCAGGGCTTTGCAAACCTTTGAATTTGTCTATTCTGACTCTAGGGAACAGACACTGTTCTGGAAGTGTTCTCTGTCCTTTCTGAAGAGGAAATCCAAAAGAAATTGGGAAAGAAATTgaagaaagcaaggaaaaaagccaAGTAAGTAATTTCTTGGATGATGAAGGCTCCAGAAGGCTCTAGAAAAGCTGTTCAGTAGCATTACACAGTGGTTGAACTCCGAGCTTCTGGCCATTCTCTTTGTGCTAGCTGTTGTATTTTGATCTTTCTGTGAATCCTTGGTGCTTGtctgagcagcactgctccCAGAGACTAAGGAAATACCTTTCTTTCTGAGCCTTCCCtctgaaaaaagaaagttaaagtGTGCAAAGAAATGGATATAAAATGGGTTTttcagagctgctcagctctACCTGACATTGGTATTTATACTGCTTGGTGCATCAAAATAAGGTCTTGGTAGGCAATGCAGGAATGAGTTTCGTCTGAGAAGTCACAGAGAATCTGATACTTCATTTCCTGTTTTACAGCAGACGGAGATACAGGTGAGAGTTCTCTTGATGGTTACTCTGTGTTGAGTGTCTCTGTGTATCCTGGCACTTAACAGGTGCCTCAGAACAGCCCTTAGGGAGAGACCTGGTTCCAAGGTAGAAACTAAAGCACAGGGCATCTGTGCAAATCTGTAAATCTGGGCATCTGCAAATCTGGAAATGCATTTTGGCAATGGCTGAGAGCTTTTGGTGAGTGATAGGAGATGAGCAGAAGCTGGTCTTACTCTCAAATACAGCTTCTGTTCACTATTTCTGTATCCATCTTTGTAATGTGCCTTGTGTTTTAGCTCCAGAGGAGGAGGTATTTTTAGGACAGTTTGTGTCTTTAGTAGTTTGCATACTGGCATGAACTTCACTGTCCACCCTTCACTGTCCCTATTCTTAAACGTGGTTAGCACTGCTGGATAAGAAGGAAGTTTTTTTCAGCAGGCTAAGTGGTTTCCTTACATTTTCTGTGTTGCTATGTTAGTTTGTGTTGGCTGTGCTGGGTCATTTGACTCTCCTCCGTTATCTGACATTTCCAGACAGAACTCTGAAGAGGAGCCTGAAAGGAGTGTGGAGCTGAGCCTGCAGGAAGAGATTCAGCGGGTCACTAACGTCAAAGCTTCTTCTAAAATCAAGTGAGTGGAAAGCCTTTTGTAGAGTCTGATGAGTGGTTATGCAGCTACCTGGGGAGAACTCTGTATGGCTCAGTGCAGGCAGAGGTGGAAGAAGTTTCCCCCTCAACATATGTTTAGCTTAGAGCTGGGGAGAGGCCTACCATGATTTCCAATCCATTCACACCTCTGTGGCTCCGTGTGCACTTGCTTGTTGGATATGCCCTGGCTATATTCTTCTGTCTTAGTTGTTTTTGATAATTGATCCCTCCAACACTTTGTCTTATTACCCCTGTGTACAGCTCTGATTTTGTCTAATCAAACAGGTCATTTGACTTGATTCTCTCTCCAAAAGGAGAGCTGAAGATGGTACTGCTGCTCCAGAACAATATCATTGAATTGTACAACCTGGACCTGTCAGCACAAGTGACCCAGGCTGTCCGTGTGTCCAGGATAACCATTGGAGGCCACCGCAGTGATGTCAGGACATTGGCTTTTAGCTCTGACAACATTGCCATTctctcagcagctgcagagtcTGTGAAGATTTGGAACAGGTATGCAGTCTGGTTGTGTCAGTCTCCCAGAGTTGAGGGGTGCTTGTTAAGAAAGGGAGTGATAAGAAAGAGAGGACAGTGGAACGAGATAAAGCAGTGAAACGAGATAAAGCAGTGAATGAAGTAAAGGAAgcaaatagaaaattatttttcttttttccttattagGTAAACTGAGAAACTATAGGTCTAAAATTCAACAGACGCTCTAAACACAAAGGTCATACTTAGCAGTTGGGTATAGACTATTTtgctatggatttttttttgatttttcatttttaataagaGGTATTAATTGTTACCATAAACAAGCCTGTTTTTTAGGGAACATGTgggttttttgacattttatCTGAAGGATTTAGTATTAGACTGAGCGGGCTATTGCATTGATCTAGAGTATTGTGTGTTGATGTAGAGTCCCGTTCCAGTGTTTCTTGAGTGGTGTTGATTTCAAGGTCAGTTTGCTCTGTGTACACTGTCTTACACTCTGTCCTTTCCTGAAATGCTGTTTCAAATTAGGAGCTCTGTTCTTGTTCACAGCAACAATAGGTCATGATGGTGGACATGTGGCATGTTTTTATGGGAAACTTTGTTAGCAGTGTTGCTGGGTGGTGTTTGTGTCAATAGAATGGTGGTGGCTTATCTTCTGACCGCAGTTGAAAGACAGCTATGGTTAGAGGCCACACAGGAGCATGTCTCATTGTGTGTGATAAGGGATTTTGGGCTCTGCTTTGTCCACAGGTCAACCTTGCAGTGCATCCGGACCATGGAGTGCGAGTATGCGCTCTGCTCGCTCTTTGTCCCCGGAGATCGGCAGGTCATCATTGGGACCAAGGTGAGGAGTGGCCCTCGGACTCCAGACTGCCCAGGTCTGGGAATGTGTTAGGCTTCTAAGGCAGCCTCACAGAAAACGCATTGCCTCTCCTTGGAGCACTGCTCTGTTCCCAGAGTCATTACAGAACTCTTGTGGCTTGAGGTGGAAAGCAGAGTGGAGCTTTGGGAAGGCCCTGATGGAGATCAGGAGTTTGGCCATCTGTGTGTAACAGCCACCTAATGAAGCTGGCTGCTGGGGGCATGGGTGGTAGAGAGCTCTTCTGCCAGGAGCTGTCATGAGTTGAGAGCAGAGGCTGATTCTTCCTCTGTGATGTCTTTCTCCCCAGACAGGGAAGTTGCAGCTGTATGACCTGGCTTCTGGCAGTCTGATAGAGACACTTGATGCTCATGACGGGGCAGTGTGGTCTATTGCTCTTTCACCAGACCAGGTAACTCAGCCACCCTTAAAAGTATCATCTGCACATCTTTTCATGTAATTCCTTCCTAAGGTACTGTTTGCACCATGGAATTTATTTTGCACCACATGCTTTGTTCCATGGAAGCATGGAGCCCCTCATCCTCAGAGGTGGAGGATGCAGTTGATACTGTCTAATAACTTTATAGTGGAATCAAAACTATAGCAAGAAATAATCTGCCTGAAATTCATCCACCCTACAGATGAAAACATATGGGATAGATTTTACCCTCCTTCTTAATGTAAAACGTTGAACTGCTGTTCCTTTAGAAGGCTCTGTTGCAGGGTGGTGGTCAGTTGTGTGTTATCCAGTAACAGTGAGAGTCTCAAGCTGCTCATAAATCAAAAGCATATTGTTAGCTGCAGCTGAGATGACTGCTTTACATCCCAAAGTTTCAATCCAggttttgttttacatttgggGTCTTTGTCTTAGACCTCCAAAAATAAACTAGAgcttttgaaattgtttttgtttctcGGGCAATGTGTGTTCTAACCAGAGCAAGTGCTCCTGATGGTATCCACTTAATCATTAATGGTGTAGGAAAGTGGGACATTTCAAAAACTTCCTCTGTGTTGGCAATTCCTTGCTGTAGACTTTCTCTGGGTGATAGGAACTAGTTTCACAGCAACTTTCTTGTTTTCCCCTACAGCATGGCTTTGTGACAGGAGGTGCTGATAAATGTGTCAAGTTCTGGGAGTTTGAGCTTGTGAAGGATGAGAGCAGTGTTCAGAAAAGGTGAGAAGATAAACCTTGTGTTATTGTTGTTGATGGGTGCTGTGGCCTTTGCTGTGCACAGCAAGAACTGCCCATGACATCTGTATGGAACACATGGAGGAGAGTGTGAGCTCAGTGCAGTTTTGTGGAGACCTGAGCTTAGCTGGAGGATGGCACTTGTCTCATTCTGAtccttttttgtgtgtgtgagttTAGTGTCTATAGGCTGGGCCTGCAGATCTTTACTGCAAATGTAGCAGTGAAGTTCATCAGCCACCAGAGCCTG harbors:
- the WDR3 gene encoding WD repeat-containing protein 3 isoform X2 gives rise to the protein MGLTRQYLRYEPAALFGLVASARAGVAFVALRGERGRYVAVPACEHVFVWDTRKGEKVLILKGLKQQVSCLCPSPDGLHLAVGYEDGAIRVFNLLSGESTITFNGHRAAVTALQYDHLGGRLVSGSKDTEVIVWDVINESGLYRLRGHKDVITQVLFLKEKNLLITCAKDTLVKWWDLDTQHCFKTLVGHRAEVWGMALLSKEKRLITGSADSELRVWDLTYIQEVKDHDEPESKKSKGSSSPGAEENNEEDETLEVDEHPEERIVKCSKVGSIMREGRDRVVTLGTDRMGKFLAVHGTDTVLEVFSVLSEEEIQKKLGKKLKKARKKANRRRYRQNSEEEPERSVELSLQEEIQRVTNVKASSKIKSFDLILSPKGELKMVLLLQNNIIELYNLDLSAQVTQAVRVSRITIGGHRSDVRTLAFSSDNIAILSAAAESVKIWNRSTLQCIRTMECEYALCSLFVPGDRQVIIGTKTGKLQLYDLASGSLIETLDAHDGAVWSIALSPDQHGFVTGGADKCVKFWEFELVKDESSVQKRLSMKHVRVLQLDEDVLCVRYSPNQKLLAVSLLDCTVKVFYVDTLKFFLSLYGHKLPVLCMDICYDGTLIATGSADRNVKIWGLDFGDCHRSLFAHDDSVMYLQFVPKSHLFFTAGKDSKIKQWDADKFEHIQTLEGHHQEVWCLALSPNGDYVVSASHDKSLRLWERTREPLILEEEREMQREAEYEESVAKEEQPVVPGERQGETGLAGKKTIETIKAAERIMEAIELYREETAKLKEHNAICKAAGKEVPFPVNPILRAYGNITPSAYVLEVFKKVKSSELEESLLVLPFSYVPDLLRLFNEYIQQGSDVELLCRALLFLLKIHFGQITGNQMLVTVIENLKKTAISRVSEARDVLGFNMAGLQFLKREIEAKEEVTFFADATERFEEKKRKRKKKEKMVLAVL
- the WDR3 gene encoding WD repeat-containing protein 3 isoform X1 gives rise to the protein MGLTRQYLRYEPAALFGLVASARAGVAFVALRGERGRYVAVPACEHVFVWDTRKGEKVLILKGLKQQVSCLCPSPDGLHLAVGYEDGAIRVFNLLSGESTITFNGHRAAVTALQYDHLGGRLVSGSKDTEVIVWDVINESGLYRLRGHKDVITQVLFLKEKNLLITCAKDTLVKWWDLDTQHCFKTLVGHRAEVWGMALLSKEKRLITGSADSELRVWDLTYIQEVKDHDEPESKKSKGSSSPGAEENNEEDETLEVDEHPEERIVKCSKVGSIMREGRDRVVTLGTDRMGKFLAVHGTDTVLEVFSVLSEEEIQKKLGKKLKKARKKAKQNSEEEPERSVELSLQEEIQRVTNVKASSKIKSFDLILSPKGELKMVLLLQNNIIELYNLDLSAQVTQAVRVSRITIGGHRSDVRTLAFSSDNIAILSAAAESVKIWNRSTLQCIRTMECEYALCSLFVPGDRQVIIGTKTGKLQLYDLASGSLIETLDAHDGAVWSIALSPDQHGFVTGGADKCVKFWEFELVKDESSVQKRLSMKHVRVLQLDEDVLCVRYSPNQKLLAVSLLDCTVKVFYVDTLKFFLSLYGHKLPVLCMDICYDGTLIATGSADRNVKIWGLDFGDCHRSLFAHDDSVMYLQFVPKSHLFFTAGKDSKIKQWDADKFEHIQTLEGHHQEVWCLALSPNGDYVVSASHDKSLRLWERTREPLILEEEREMQREAEYEESVAKEEQPVVPGERQGETGLAGKKTIETIKAAERIMEAIELYREETAKLKEHNAICKAAGKEVPFPVNPILRAYGNITPSAYVLEVFKKVKSSELEESLLVLPFSYVPDLLRLFNEYIQQGSDVELLCRALLFLLKIHFGQITGNQMLVTVIENLKKTAISRVSEARDVLGFNMAGLQFLKREIEAKEEVTFFADATERFEEKKRKRKKKEKMVLAVL